One window of Phoenix dactylifera cultivar Barhee BC4 chromosome 5, palm_55x_up_171113_PBpolish2nd_filt_p, whole genome shotgun sequence genomic DNA carries:
- the LOC103704713 gene encoding LOW QUALITY PROTEIN: RNA-binding protein 34 (The sequence of the model RefSeq protein was modified relative to this genomic sequence to represent the inferred CDS: inserted 2 bases in 2 codons; substituted 3 bases at 3 genomic stop codons) produces MSEEEGEKGWVVAVGEKRKADDVSSEMVISNESFDDESKLMRTVFVGNLPVKTKRKTLLKEFERLGEVESVRIRSVPIVDSKVPRKAAVIKGKINDTVDSVHAYIVFKDEQSAHAALSHNMAQVFXGNHIRVDMHATSXETESNPLYDRKKTVLWXLPFDVKDEELYQFFGVSPSEATVEAVRXVRDPHTSMGKGIAYVLFKTRDAANSIVKKRDLMIRDRVLRVSHKSSDATPSKRKDPGTKMDFPQKSCQFPTMKIFDKGXATQVKAASLSYQGLRSSKSGVVKKSRPSLHTSSHGNQETKSRMADQNHKVKRPAVAARKAKQLLKKRKQESGTPENTHQNKKARRY; encoded by the exons ATgtcggaggaggagggagagaagggCTGGGTGGTTGCCGTCGGGGAGAAGAGGAAAGCAGACGATGTCTCGTCGGAGATGGTGATCTCGAATGAGTCCTTTGATGATGAGAGCAAGCTCATGAGGACGGTATTCGTTGGAAACTTGCCGGTGAAGACGAAGAGGAAGACATTATTGAAGGAATTCGAGAGGCTTGGGGAGGTCGAGTCGGTCAGGATAAGATCGGTGCCTATCGTTGAT AGTAAGGTTCCGAGAAAGGCAGCCGTTATTAAGGGGAAAATCAATGACACTGTTGATAG TGTTCATGCTTACATTGTTTTCAAAGACGAGCAATCAGCACATGCTGCTCTGTCTCACAATATGGCACAGGTGT TTTGAGGAAACCACATCCGTGTTGATATGCATGCCACCTCGTAAGAAACTGAGAGTAACCCACTTTATGACAGAAAGAAGACTGTTTTGTGGTAactgccttttgatgtgaag GATGAAGAACTTTACCAATTTTTTGGGGTTAGCCCATCTGAAGCCACTGTTGAAGCTGTAC TTGTCAGAGATCCTCATACGAGCATGGGAAAGGGTATTGCTTACGTCCTGTTTAAGACAAG GGATGCTGCCAACTCCATTGTTAAGAAAAGAGACTTGATGATTAGGGATCGTGTTCTGCGGGTCAGCCACAAGTCATCAGATGCTACACCATCAAAGAGGAAGGACCCAGGGACAAAGATGGATTTCCCACAAAAAAGTTGTCAGTTTCCGACGATGAAAATTTTTGACAAAG TGGCAACCCAAGTCAAGGCAGCTTCTCTCTCCTACCAAGGCCTACGATCGAGCAAATCTGGTGTTGTGAAGAAATCCAGACCATCCCTACATACTTCTAGCCATGGGAATCAGGAAACTAAGAGCAGGATGGCAGATCAGAATCATAAAGTTAAGAGGCCTGCTGTTGCTGCCAGGAAGGCAAAGCAACTCTTGAAGAAACGCAAGCAGGAGAGTGGAACTCCAGAAAATACTCATCAAAATAAGAAGGCAAGAAGATATTGA